From Lonchura striata isolate bLonStr1 chromosome 3, bLonStr1.mat, whole genome shotgun sequence, one genomic window encodes:
- the RPS12 gene encoding small ribosomal subunit protein eS12 isoform X1 produces the protein MAEEGITAGGVMDVNTALQEVLKTALIHDGLARGIREAAKALDKRQAHLCVLASNCDEPTYVKLVEALCAEHQINLIKVDDNKKLGEWVGLCKIDREGKPRKVVGCSCVVVKDYGKESQAKDVIEEYFKCKK, from the exons ATGGCCGAGGAAGg CATTACTGCTGGAGGTGTAATGGATGTTAACACCGCTCTGCAAGAAGTGCTGAAGACCGCACTTATCCACGATGGCCTTGCTCGCGGTATCCGTGAAGCAGCCAAAGCCTTGGACAA aCGCCAAGCCCATCTCTGTGTTCTGGCTTCAAACTGTGATGAGCCCACATATGTAAAATTAGTTGAAGCACTCTGTGCAGAACATCAGATCAACTTAATAAAG GTTGATGACAACAAGAAGCTGGGCGAATGGGTGGGTCTCTGCAAGATCGACAGAGAAGGAAAACCTCGCAAAGTGGTGGGCTGCAGTTGTGTGGTTGTCAAA GACTATGGCAAGGAATCTCAGGCCAAAGATGTCATCGAAGAGTACTTCAAGTGCAAGAAATGA
- the RPS12 gene encoding small ribosomal subunit protein eS12 isoform X2 encodes MDVNTALQEVLKTALIHDGLARGIREAAKALDKRQAHLCVLASNCDEPTYVKLVEALCAEHQINLIKVDDNKKLGEWVGLCKIDREGKPRKVVGCSCVVVKDYGKESQAKDVIEEYFKCKK; translated from the exons ATGGATGTTAACACCGCTCTGCAAGAAGTGCTGAAGACCGCACTTATCCACGATGGCCTTGCTCGCGGTATCCGTGAAGCAGCCAAAGCCTTGGACAA aCGCCAAGCCCATCTCTGTGTTCTGGCTTCAAACTGTGATGAGCCCACATATGTAAAATTAGTTGAAGCACTCTGTGCAGAACATCAGATCAACTTAATAAAG GTTGATGACAACAAGAAGCTGGGCGAATGGGTGGGTCTCTGCAAGATCGACAGAGAAGGAAAACCTCGCAAAGTGGTGGGCTGCAGTTGTGTGGTTGTCAAA GACTATGGCAAGGAATCTCAGGCCAAAGATGTCATCGAAGAGTACTTCAAGTGCAAGAAATGA
- the SLC18B1 gene encoding MFS-type transporter SLC18B1, with product MGSRAAGGERPPDDGMSEAVGEESRRLTREQLFTVVAAASINFSSMMCYSILGPFFPSEAEKKGASNTIVGLIFGCFALFNFLTSLILGNYLSQIGAKFMFVSGMFVSGCVTILFGMLDKVPSGPMFISFCFLVRAMDAISFAAAMTASFSILAKAFPTNIATVLGSLEIFSGLGLVLGPPLGGFLYQSFGYEVPFITLGCIVLALVPVNMCILPRYDSTPTKESFWKLILLPKVLILCFTIFSLSACLGFFDPTISLFILKKFKLPAGYVGLVFLGLALSYSLSSPLLGLLSDKLPYLRKWLLIFGDLITAVCLFMLGPAPVLHIESQLWIFVLVLVLIGFSLGMSAIPVFPEILQCAHENGFEEGLSLLGLVSGLFNAMWSLGAFVGPILGGFLNEKLGFEWAAAIQGGWPLLSGLATGIFYIIETTRKSSSSSLQNPPGDNEERTHLMGNET from the exons ATGGGCAgccgggcggcgggcggcgagCGGCCCCCAG ATGATGGCATGTCAGAAGCAGTTGGTGAGGAATCAAGACGGCTTACCAGAGAACAGCTTTTTACGGTAGTTGCAGCAGCTTCTATAAATTTCAGTTCAATGATGTGCTACTCAATCCTGGGACCCTTTTTCCCTTCAGAG gcagaaaaaaaaggtgCCAGTAACACAATTGTTGGCCTGATTTTTGGATGTTTTGCTTTGTTCAATTTCTTGACTTCTTTAATATTGGGAAATTAT CTTTCACAAATTGGAGCAAAGTTCATGTTTGTGTCAGGGATGTTTGTTTCAGGATGTGTGACCATTCTGTTTGG aatgCTTGACAAGGTGCCAAGTGGACCAATGTTCATCAGTTTCTGCTTTTTAGTAAGAGCAATGGATGCAATAAGCTTTGCAGCAGCAATGACAGCATCGTTCTCAATCCTTGCAAAGGCATTTCCCACTAATATAGCTACTGTCCTG GGCAGCCTTGAAATTTTTTCAGGACTCGGACTGGTGCTGGGCCCACCTTTGGGTGGCTTTTTGTATCAATCATTTGGTTACGAGGTCCCTTTCATCACGCTGGGATGCATAGTGTTGGCTTTGGTGCCTGTGAATATGTGCATATTGCCAAGATATG ATTCGACTCCTACAAAGGAATCCTTTTGGAAGCTCATTCTTCTGCCAAAAGTGCTAATACTCTGTTTCACTATATTCTCTCTAAGTGcatgcttgggtttttttgatcCCACAATATCTCTATTTATCCTAAAGAAG TTCAAACTCCCAGCTGGTTATGTGGGCTTGGTGTTCCTTGGTTTGGCACTCTCATACTCCCTATCTTCTCCCCTCCTTGGACTCTTAAGCGACAAACTGCCG TACCTCAGGAAGTGGCTGCTGATATTTGGAGACTTGATAACAGCAGTGTGCCTTTTCATGCTAGGACCCGCTCCTGTACTGCACATTGAAAG TCAGCTGTGGATATTTGTGCTAGTGTTGGTTTTGATTGGCTTTTCCCTTGGCATGAGTGCTATCCCGGTGTTTCCAGAGATCCTGCAATGTGCACA TGAGAATGGATTTGAAGAAGGCCTGAGTCTTCTGGGACTGGTGTCTGGGCTTTTCAATGCCATGTGGTCCCTTGG GGCATTTGTAGGTCCTATTCTGGGAGGATTTCTAAATGAAAAGCTGGGTTTTGAATGGGCTGCAGCCATTCAAGGAGGTTGGCCACTGTTAAGT GGTCTTGCAACTGGAATATTTTATATCATTGAGACAACAAGGAAAAG TTCCAGTTCCAGCCTGCAAAATCCTCCTGGTGATAATGAAGAAAGGACTCATCTAATGGGCAATGAAACATAG